One region of Cyanobium sp. M30B3 genomic DNA includes:
- a CDS encoding cofactor assembly of complex C subunit B, whose translation MALPLPARVSLGTGASGLLLVVLNQLSAPLPEPSLVRASGLASLFAVGLMLVAVLWTRAVPEAAERVNLQGEEGLELASGLPPQLVQDLGWGSQMLLTASPAAVVVVLWRGQVLLRRGLLGPRSFVPGPICARALERGQAISLVNLALYPGRDEFDSLLPGLPAVLVQPIAGQGLVLLGGWSPRCFSRSDLVWVEGWAQRLTAEMPELGDPAAAQDAAREPGSDEPRWEAGSAGCGRGHPPVS comes from the coding sequence ATGGCCCTTCCGTTGCCAGCCAGGGTCAGTCTGGGCACCGGCGCGAGCGGATTGCTTCTGGTGGTGCTCAACCAGCTGAGCGCGCCGCTGCCCGAACCATCCCTGGTGCGAGCCAGTGGGCTGGCGTCCCTGTTCGCGGTGGGGCTGATGCTGGTGGCTGTGCTGTGGACCCGGGCGGTGCCGGAAGCGGCCGAGCGCGTGAACCTCCAGGGCGAGGAGGGCCTGGAACTGGCCTCGGGCTTGCCGCCCCAGTTGGTGCAGGACCTCGGCTGGGGCAGCCAGATGCTGCTCACCGCCAGTCCGGCGGCGGTGGTCGTGGTGCTCTGGCGCGGCCAGGTGCTGCTGCGGCGCGGATTGCTGGGCCCCCGGAGCTTCGTCCCTGGCCCGATCTGTGCCCGTGCCCTGGAGCGCGGCCAGGCGATCTCGCTGGTGAACCTGGCCCTCTATCCCGGCCGCGATGAGTTCGACAGCCTGCTGCCGGGCCTGCCTGCCGTGTTGGTTCAACCGATCGCCGGCCAGGGACTGGTGCTGCTCGGTGGCTGGTCGCCCCGGTGCTTCAGTCGCAGTGATCTGGTGTGGGTGGAGGGCTGGGCCCAGCGGCTCACAGCTGAAATGCCGGAGCTCGGGGACCCCGCTGCTGCACAGGACGCCGCGAGGGAGCCGGGGTCTGACGAGCCGCGCTGGGAGGCAGGTTCAGCTGGGTGCGGACGCGGCCACCCCCCGGTGAGCTGA
- a CDS encoding TPM domain-containing protein — protein sequence MLQTCLLVLLLAAPVAPALAVSASSFSEALPQERVLDQAGVLSRAASTDVSRQLEALTAERVDAHLITLKQLDYGLSLNQLGDALLQRWQPSGDANGLLLFLIDAQTNSSAVVASPSLSGQLSADLLRSTARFTMTTPIRDGARFRQASLDGIQRIGTVLRGGEDPGVPQVAEEISPTSNVPSREQTESSNAFTWVVVLLVVGTVVPMATWWVFSR from the coding sequence CTGCTGCAGACCTGCCTGCTGGTGCTGCTCCTGGCCGCTCCTGTGGCGCCGGCCCTCGCCGTTTCAGCCTCGTCCTTCAGTGAAGCCCTTCCCCAGGAACGGGTGCTGGATCAGGCGGGGGTGCTCAGCCGCGCCGCCAGCACCGATGTGTCCCGCCAGCTGGAGGCGCTCACGGCGGAGCGGGTGGACGCCCACCTGATCACACTCAAACAGCTCGACTACGGCCTCAGCCTCAACCAGCTGGGTGATGCCCTCCTGCAGCGCTGGCAGCCCAGTGGCGATGCCAATGGGCTGCTGCTGTTTCTGATCGACGCCCAGACCAACAGCTCAGCCGTCGTGGCTTCCCCCTCGCTGTCGGGCCAGCTCAGTGCCGACCTGCTGCGCAGTACGGCGCGTTTCACCATGACAACGCCGATCCGCGATGGAGCCCGGTTCCGTCAGGCCAGCCTGGACGGGATCCAGCGCATCGGCACCGTGCTGCGTGGCGGTGAGGACCCCGGCGTCCCCCAGGTGGCCGAGGAGATCAGCCCCACCAGCAATGTGCCCAGCCGCGAGCAGACCGAGTCGAGCAATGCCTTCACCTGGGTTGTGGTGCTGCTGGTGGTGGGCACGGTGGTGCCCATGGCCACCTGGTGGGTGTTCTCCCGCTGA